The genome window CCTGTCCCTGCGGTCTGTGTCCCGGAGTTCGGTGCGTGGAGGAGGCGGCGGCTCAGCTCTGCGGACTGTTTCGAAGTTCTTTGGGAAGCGCTCAAAGCCAGAGCTCTCTCTGTGAGGAGCAGGGCGACTTTTCTTTACCTCTGGCTCACCATCAAACCGGTTACGTCTTGCAACAAAAGAAGACCAAAATGGGATAAGTCAAATCACAAAAAGTCAAATTGGCAAAAAGCTACATAAAACAGATTTTCAGGTTTCTTACAGTGACATGTTGTGGTACTTGAGACTCGACATACTCCGGTGGTAATTCAATACATATCAacagtacatgcaaataacTTAAGTCTTGTCGAGAGAACCACCGGGCTTTGAAACTGAACTTGCCATTCAAAATAGCATTTTAATTATCAATTATTGCTCAAGGAGGtttgtttcttttcactttGGTCTTGCGTTTTAATGATCACAGAAGTTAGAGTAAGTTTAGTTAAAAATTTAAGTAATAAAGCCTGAACGAGAAGTCTCTCTTTAGATTAAGTGTGTGGCTCATAAAAAAGCCTTTTATTGTTGATTGAGAATCAGGTTTACGCTCAGAGGCCATACAGAGTTACTCTGCCTTGTCAGAGCGTACACCATATCCATGACGGTCACCATCTTCCTCTTAGCGTGCTCGCTGTTAGGTGGCACAGAACACTGCAAGTTTCCTCGTAGATTAGACTAGAGATGCACATCACTAAGGCGCAGCGAGCCAGACGGTGTATTTGGTGATCCCCTGGATGTAATCACGGAGCACTTTATGGTTTCTGCAAGCCATCCTCGACATTACCGCATGCATTACTGCTGCATTGCTTCCCGAATTCCTTAACTACGGAGCAGGCCGAGGCCCTAATCACAAAACGTGCACGCAGTAATCCCAAAACTTAGTGCCATTAAAAGGAATTTGCAATATGGCattattttgacagccctagtcGAAATATCCTCTGTAAAAAAGGCCTTGTTACTAATGTTACCACAATGACTACTTCAATTCCTTTGGTTTCACCACTTGTACCTGTCAAACGCGTTAGGCTGCTCGGCAGCAGCCTCTGGAAAGCGACCCCTTTCCCGGGGATTGAAGTTTGAAAAGCGATTCTGCTGCCGGTTGTAGTTGGAACCTTGGTTCAAACGGGCATCAGAGTCAGCCTGCATCTTCTTGTTGCCATTCCAATAGGAATCATCTCTCCGGCTAAGAAATTAAATACAAACGTGAGTAATGAGCCTGGGTAAGTCAAGTATTTAATACTGTACTATCTTTAATGCAACATTTGATCACAGCACTTGCTTTAATTTTACTTAAAGAGGTTGATTTAAATATCCCCATGTAAAACCTCTCTCAAAGCCACTGAGCAGCTAAACAAACAAGTATGGCTTCAGGTAAAATGCTAAAATATCTACGTTGGAGTCCAACAACTTTAATCCAAATCACATCACCATGAAACTGCTGAGGGACAATTTAAATAGTGTATATACCCATGTTCCACTTCACGGCCCCTTTTGAGgttgtttctcttttcttggTCATAACGGAGCTGCTCCTGCTGCCTCCGCAGCTCCTCACGTTCACGTGCCATGCGTTCTGCCTCTTTACGTCGTTCCTAAAGGAGGTGATATAATATGgcaattaaaatgaattactGAGAGACGTAAAACCTCTATACTCTTAGAAGCCGTACAAAAATCCCAGTTTGAGTGGGTTAAacaattttctaaaaacaatttAGAAGCATTGAAAAACAAGTGGCATGTTACACAAGCCAACTTATTCTTGCCTATGAACACAGCCGTCTATCCCTTTTATTCCACTGCACACCCAGACTGCAACTGAGGAGTTTTCAGAGAAGCCTGAAGACTAGACTGTGGAAAGGGCAAATTTGTTCATGCTCACTGTACCTGCTCTATACGGATTCTTTCCCTTTCAAGTCTCTCCCTCTCCAAGCGCTCCCTCTCTAGTTTTTGTCTTTCCAGCTCAAGTCTCTGGCGCTCCCGAAGAAGGTTCTCCCGTTCTTCTCGCTCCCGTAATAGACGGACGCGCTCACGCTCCCGGCGTTCTTGTTCGGCAATTTCTCGCCgcctaaaaacaaacacactttgaCTTAGAACTTTCAGACAATGAACCAAAAATAGTtcaaaacaattcattttaCACCTACTAAATGTTTATGAACTGTGCACTACTGCACACTACCTGCGCAACTCTATGGCTCTACGGACACGCTCCAGACGAGCCACCCGTTCACGCATCCTCTGCTCCTTCATCTTCTCAAAAGGCAGGATGTCTTCCCCCTTGTTGATAAAAGGTCGCTGTTTGTCTCTCATCATCTCTAACTGGAaggataaaatacaaattaaagttaaaaaaaaactcaataggTAAAGCATGTTAAAAGCAAATACAAAGCTATATGTCCATCAAGACTTTCACCTCTTCGGGAGGAATTAACCATTTTGGCCGCCTTtgaacattcatgttgacaaagGGCTGAAAAAAGTTTTGAACAGAATATCATTTAACATCATCTGATGGCAAATTTTAAATAAGCTTTTCAAAGAtaattcaatcaatcaaatacaaatcaaaaaGTCTTACTTTATCAAAATACCTGCCCCTTCTGAAAGGTCTCATTTTGCCAAAATTAGAATCTCCTTTGGGATAATGTGCCACCACCATCTTGCCTGGGCTCTTTGTCCCtagaacaaaagaaaagatgtaTAATCAAAGAGGACATACATATACTTATTGATAAACTCAATGGGATTCTCTCAAATAGAGATCAAGAGGCGTAAAACCTACACCCATGCTTTCTGTCATCTTTTTTCGAAGACTCTTGCCCAGAGTTAGATGAAACGGACTCAGATTTTCCACTTCTGGCCTCCTGTTTCTTGGATgagtctttttccttttctgagAGTTTATCCAATTTCTTGTCCTCTTTTTTATGAGAAGGCTGTGCTCTACACATAACGAGAACAAAAGGTTAAATGCGCTTTCAATCAACAAATTAGCTTTTCAACTTCTTCTGTAACCCACTTGTTAGTTGGTTTTATTCCTGTAGAACTGCGCTTATCACTTGACTTGCTGGAACTTGCAATGtcctctgcttctttttttgagCCTTCCTTTTTGAACGGATCATTTTTGGCCTGAAAAACAGCAACACCGAAATATAAATTTCCATAAATAGAGTTGCATTAGACCAATCAAGGTCTCAAACAATTTTGACTCTAGATTTGCTCCCTAGCTTACCCTTTCAACATATATCTTCTGTCCGTGGAGCTCTGTACAGTCAAGGTGGGAGACACAGCGCGTCACCTCTGTACTGGAAGACATCGTCACCAAGCCATAACACTTTGAACCAGGACTGCGAGCATTTGTAACCACCTTGGCGCTTAAAACCTGTTGGCAACaaatttcagaaaacaaaaatgatgggATTAGCCCTACACCTAACATTACATCCAAATTGTGGCGGCTACCATTCGCTAAACCAAAACTCAACCTTATCAAGCTGTTTAACAGTCCCAAATTTACCATACAGTCATATAAACCAATTAAGGTTACCATAACGTTACTGTAAGAGATTCTAACCTCGAGGCATGTGAGCCGTCAAAAACTAACCTCATTTCATTCACTGTTACTCTGTACTCGCAGACCCACACCGCCACCCCCCTCCAAAATATCAGAAATGTATATAATCTTCGCAGATTACCCCATTTGGGATACACCCAAAGGTGACACATTTTCATCCCCCTCATTCAAAATAAGCAACCACcaattccaaaaacaaaactgcacgtcatttacctttccATATTTGCCAAACAGGTTCTTTAGATCAGCTGCTTTGGTGTTTGAAGATAGGCCGCTCACCCAAATGTTACGAGAAGAGCTGTTGTTACTGCTGATGACTCCTGATAAAGATGTTTTCCAGAACACATTCAGCAGTCATTGGTATTAAATATATTGCATCAAGTTAAATGAAATGGATAAAAGTGCTTCCCTAGGTTTCCATTTCAACAACATTTCAACAGAATGCTTACCCTTTTCATCTTTTGCAGCttttccatctctgtctcttGAAGAGCTACAAGGCAAATGTTGCAACAAACAAGAGGAAGTGAGTGAATGCAAATTTAACTGTTTAAAGTGACAGGCATCTAGTGGAAtaatacactttgttttttcaggaaaaaaaaatcctgtggGCAAGGCGTGGATCTGAACCAATGTGTCACAGGCTTCATTGCTTTTCCAGTGGTGAGACGGGTCAAGTTGACAGCCAATTTATTCCCTGGACCAATGAAATCTTCGAAGGTTTGTTCAACTTCACAGAGAATCATTtgaccaaaaggaaaaaaacactgccATCACGGGGACTAATGCTCTTTTACAATGCCTTGAGTGGAAACTGGAAATGGCTTTAAAATTGCTGGAAAAGGTCAAAGTAACAAAATAAGAGGTTTTCTCAGCTCCTGGTTAATGTCAAAATTTAACCAActtcagaaaaataaatcaaagtaGTAAATGGCAGGGTTAGGTACATCAGTGAACATTTCCcttatggcaaaaaaaaatcttgaggCTACCCACAATGTTGCGTTCTTAGTGAGCTGGACTTGGTAGTAGTATCAAAGAACTGACATAGAAAGACCAACCTCTTTGCTTGACCTGATGCCCCAGTAGCGGAGGGGCCTTTCTTCCCAGAATCCTTTTCTTTGTCTCCCGTTTCAGCTTTCTTCAGGGCCTCTCTGCTGTCTTTCTTCGTGGGCTCACCCCTGGATCCATCATCTTTCTTACCATCTTTGTGGCCCTCGGTCTCTTCCACCTTCTTGTCGTCATC of Etheostoma spectabile isolate EspeVRDwgs_2016 chromosome 1, UIUC_Espe_1.0, whole genome shotgun sequence contains these proteins:
- the sltm gene encoding SAFB-like transcription modulator isoform X4 encodes the protein MATAAISTEFKKISDLRVVDLKSELKRRNLDTSGIKSVLLARLRQALEDEDGDTENIQIQLSTDALTRKGGKAKGQGKKVDSDGDTTWEEDVSSKETEEYGSEKDVTDTDDGTRENSKPAPCEDSLAQSEAEALVEAEPESEAVAADSEPDPEVDAEPDVDAEPEVDEDADPEVDGEAEPEVETEPEVETELAEMDAEAMNSSKEAEDDHLSVSIPNEDAITLDVDGDDLLETGKHMRLPDPEAEKGTDEPEASAETGPDDDKKVEETEGHKDGKKDDGSRGEPTKKDSREALKKAETGDKEKDSGKKGPSATGASGQAKSSSRDRDGKAAKDEKGVISSNNSSSRNIWVSGLSSNTKAADLKNLFGKYGKVLSAKVVTNARSPGSKCYGLVTMSSSTEVTRCVSHLDCTELHGQKIYVERAKNDPFKKEGSKKEAEDIASSSKSSDKRSSTGIKPTNKAQPSHKKEDKKLDKLSEKEKDSSKKQEARSGKSESVSSNSGQESSKKDDRKHGWTKSPGKMVVAHYPKGDSNFGKMRPFRRGRYFDKPFVNMNVQRRPKWLIPPEELEMMRDKQRPFINKGEDILPFEKMKEQRMRERVARLERVRRAIELRRRREIAEQERRERERVRLLREREERENLLRERQRLELERQKLERERLERERLERERIRIEQERRKEAERMAREREELRRQQEQLRYDQEKRNNLKRGREVEHGRRDDSYWNGNKKMQADSDARLNQGSNYNRQQNRFSNFNPRERGRFPEAAAEQPNAFDRRNRFDGEPEVKKSRPAPHRESSGFERFPKNFETVRRAEPPPPPRTELRDTDRRDRDERRPVSMQDRPMGARATMPGMSHNRSPRDGGHGWKSDGGINANKGDMRNAGLGRGPMRMRAERSGRDGPIPVLRGGSSASRGRSSFNDRDGGRPMVMSDQPFSSGRQVVVERHSRDQGLRKEWHGGSSSQGRGYPDNRRMGASRGSMMAASSHSSSGMNRIVQITNNSIPSGGNVGGFKPFKGTSRPF
- the sltm gene encoding SAFB-like transcription modulator isoform X2, translated to MATAAISTEFKKISDLRVVDLKSELKRRNLDTSGIKSVLLARLRQALEDEDGDTENIQIQLSTDALTRKGGKAKGQGKKVDSDGDTTWEEDVSSKETEEYGSEKDVTDTDDGTRENSKPAPCEDSLAQSEAEALVEAEPESEAVAADSEPDPEVDAEPDVDADGETEVDEEAEPEVDAEPEVDEDADPEVDGEAEPEVETEPEVETELAEMDAEAMNSSKEAEDDHLSVSIPNEDAITLDVDGDDLLETGKHMRLPDPEAEKGTDEPEASAETGPDDDKKVEETEGHKDGKKDDGSRGEPTKKDSREALKKAETGDKEKDSGKKGPSATGASGQAKSSSRDRDGKAAKDEKGVISSNNSSSRNIWVSGLSSNTKAADLKNLFGKYGKVLSAKVVTNARSPGSKCYGLVTMSSSTEVTRCVSHLDCTELHGQKIYVERAKNDPFKKEGSKKEAEDIASSSKSSDKRSSTGIKPTNKAQPSHKKEDKKLDKLSEKEKDSSKKQEARSGKSESVSSNSGQESSKKDDRKHGWTKSPGKMVVAHYPKGDSNFGKMRPFRRGRYFDKPFVNMNVQRRPKWLIPPEELEMMRDKQRPFINKGEDILPFEKMKEQRMRERVARLERVRRAIELRRRREIAEQERRERERVRLLREREERENLLRERQRLELERQKLERERLERERLERERIRIEQERRKEAERMAREREELRRQQEQLRYDQEKRNNLKRGREVEHGRRDDSYWNGNKKMQADSDARLNQGSNYNRQQNRFSNFNPRERGRFPEAAAEQPNAFDRRNRFDGEPEVKKSRPAPHRESSGFERFPKNFETVRRAEPPPPPRTELRDTDRRDRDERRPVSMQDRPMGARATMPGMSHNRSPRDGGHGWKSDGGINANKGDMRNAGLGRGPMRMRAERSGRDGPIPVLRGGSSASRGRSSFNDRDGGRPMVMSDQPFSSGRQVVVERHSRDQGLRKEWHGGSSSQGRGYPDNRRMGASRGSMMAASSHSSSGMNRIVQITNNSIPSGGNVGGFKPFKGTSRPF
- the sltm gene encoding SAFB-like transcription modulator isoform X1, yielding MATAAISTEFKKISDLRVVDLKSELKRRNLDTSGIKSVLLARLRQALEDEDGDTENIQIQLSTDALTRKGGKAKGQGKKVDSDGDTTWEEDVSSKETEEYGSEKDVTDTDDGTRENSKPAPCEDSLAQSEAEALVEAEPESEAVAADSEPDPEVDAEPDVHTEPDEEAEPEVDADGETEVDEEAEPEVDAEPEVDEDADPEVDGEAEPEVETEPEVETELAEMDAEAMNSSKEAEDDHLSVSIPNEDAITLDVDGDDLLETGKHMRLPDPEAEKGTDEPEASAETGPDDDKKVEETEGHKDGKKDDGSRGEPTKKDSREALKKAETGDKEKDSGKKGPSATGASGQAKSSSRDRDGKAAKDEKGVISSNNSSSRNIWVSGLSSNTKAADLKNLFGKYGKVLSAKVVTNARSPGSKCYGLVTMSSSTEVTRCVSHLDCTELHGQKIYVERAKNDPFKKEGSKKEAEDIASSSKSSDKRSSTGIKPTNKAQPSHKKEDKKLDKLSEKEKDSSKKQEARSGKSESVSSNSGQESSKKDDRKHGWTKSPGKMVVAHYPKGDSNFGKMRPFRRGRYFDKPFVNMNVQRRPKWLIPPEELEMMRDKQRPFINKGEDILPFEKMKEQRMRERVARLERVRRAIELRRRREIAEQERRERERVRLLREREERENLLRERQRLELERQKLERERLERERLERERIRIEQERRKEAERMAREREELRRQQEQLRYDQEKRNNLKRGREVEHGRRDDSYWNGNKKMQADSDARLNQGSNYNRQQNRFSNFNPRERGRFPEAAAEQPNAFDRRNRFDGEPEVKKSRPAPHRESSGFERFPKNFETVRRAEPPPPPRTELRDTDRRDRDERRPVSMQDRPMGARATMPGMSHNRSPRDGGHGWKSDGGINANKGDMRNAGLGRGPMRMRAERSGRDGPIPVLRGGSSASRGRSSFNDRDGGRPMVMSDQPFSSGRQVVVERHSRDQGLRKEWHGGSSSQGRGYPDNRRMGASRGSMMAASSHSSSGMNRIVQITNNSIPSGGNVGGFKPFKGTSRPF
- the sltm gene encoding SAFB-like transcription modulator isoform X3, with the translated sequence MATAAISTEFKKISDLRVVDLKSELKRRNLDTSGIKSVLLARLRQALEDEDGDTENIQIQLSTDALTRKGGKAKGQGKKVDSDGDTTWEEDVSSKETEEYGSEKDVTDTDDGTRENSKPAPCEDSLAQSEAEALVEAEPESEAVAADSEPDPEVDAEPDVHTEPEVDEEAEPEVDAEPEVDEDADPEVDGEAEPEVETEPEVETELAEMDAEAMNSSKEAEDDHLSVSIPNEDAITLDVDGDDLLETGKHMRLPDPEAEKGTDEPEASAETGPDDDKKVEETEGHKDGKKDDGSRGEPTKKDSREALKKAETGDKEKDSGKKGPSATGASGQAKSSSRDRDGKAAKDEKGVISSNNSSSRNIWVSGLSSNTKAADLKNLFGKYGKVLSAKVVTNARSPGSKCYGLVTMSSSTEVTRCVSHLDCTELHGQKIYVERAKNDPFKKEGSKKEAEDIASSSKSSDKRSSTGIKPTNKAQPSHKKEDKKLDKLSEKEKDSSKKQEARSGKSESVSSNSGQESSKKDDRKHGWTKSPGKMVVAHYPKGDSNFGKMRPFRRGRYFDKPFVNMNVQRRPKWLIPPEELEMMRDKQRPFINKGEDILPFEKMKEQRMRERVARLERVRRAIELRRRREIAEQERRERERVRLLREREERENLLRERQRLELERQKLERERLERERLERERIRIEQERRKEAERMAREREELRRQQEQLRYDQEKRNNLKRGREVEHGRRDDSYWNGNKKMQADSDARLNQGSNYNRQQNRFSNFNPRERGRFPEAAAEQPNAFDRRNRFDGEPEVKKSRPAPHRESSGFERFPKNFETVRRAEPPPPPRTELRDTDRRDRDERRPVSMQDRPMGARATMPGMSHNRSPRDGGHGWKSDGGINANKGDMRNAGLGRGPMRMRAERSGRDGPIPVLRGGSSASRGRSSFNDRDGGRPMVMSDQPFSSGRQVVVERHSRDQGLRKEWHGGSSSQGRGYPDNRRMGASRGSMMAASSHSSSGMNRIVQITNNSIPSGGNVGGFKPFKGTSRPF